In Vidua chalybeata isolate OUT-0048 chromosome 5, bVidCha1 merged haplotype, whole genome shotgun sequence, one genomic interval encodes:
- the CD9 gene encoding CD9 antigen — translation MPVKGGTKCIKYLLFGFNFIFWLAGTAVLAVGLWLHFDSQTKSVFELESDTKFYTGVYILIGAGALMMLVGFLGCCGASQESQCMLGLFFFFLFVIFALEIAAGIWGFSNKEKITDELKEFYMDTYRKRVQPGARDTLKAFQFALNCCGLTGAIEQQYMDTCPAKTLSESFSTKSCPDAIDYVFKSKFNVIGAVGLGIAVMMIVGMIFSMVLCCAIRREREMV, via the exons CttgcagggacagcagtgcttGCAGTTGGACTATGGCTTCACTTTGATTCACAGACCAAAAGCGTCTTTGAACTGGAATCTGACACAAAGTTTTACACAG GTGTTTACATCCTTATTGGAGCTGGTGCCCTTATGATGCTGGTTGGTTTCTTGGGATGCTGTGGTGCATCACAGGAATCTCAGTGTATGCTTGGCCTG ttcttcttcttcctttttgtgATCTTTGCCCTTGAAATTGCTGCTGGGATCTGGGgattttcaaataaagaaaag aTTACTGATGAGTTAAAGGAGTTCTACATGGACACCTACAGAAAGAGAGTTCAGCCAGGTGCCAGAGACACCCTGAAAGCATTTCAGTTCGCT CTAAACTGCTGTGGCCTTACTGGAGCTATAGAGCAGCAGTACATGGACACCTGTCCAGCAAAGACACTGTCTGAGTCATTCTCTACGAAG TCCTGCCCTGATGCCATTGATTATGTCTTCAAATCCAAATTCAACGTCATTGGAGCAGTTGGCCTTGGCATTGCTGTAATGATG ATTGTTGGCATGATATTCAGTATGGTTCTGTGCTGTGCCATCCGCAGGGAAAGGGAGATGGTCTAA